Proteins co-encoded in one Oreochromis aureus strain Israel breed Guangdong linkage group 3, ZZ_aureus, whole genome shotgun sequence genomic window:
- the LOC116329614 gene encoding uncharacterized protein LOC116329614 isoform X1: MALQEISVMFTHRPSAFSAAVLLLTLVLCRGSFVVDVTQSSYQAEENHNITLEWTFTTKPDTSISPLKILCYMNTDHKDSTLYYLFDGVEFSKHQDEKFSGRVQSDKDALREGRIRLQLSRLRTEDSGLYLCEVDTGYGRGYNSCRVTVSESKSGKTETTQQPGNFQMPDLNDVTKGIEFFLALWLAIVMAVYICISLISWGFIVYQNCKEPKTDLLKQNQEVNEEEALSRLTF, translated from the exons ATGGCTCTTCAAGAGATCAGTGTGATGTTCACACACAGACCCTCGGCCttctctgctgctgtgctgcttcTAACACTCGTCCTCTGCAGAG GATCATTTGTAGTGGATGTGACACAGAGCTCCTATCAGGCAGAGGAGAACCACAACATCACACTGGAGTGGACGTTCACCACCAAACCAGACACATCCATCTCACCACTGAAGATCCTCTGTTACATGAATACTGATCATAAAGACTCAACTCTGTATTACCTTTTTGATGGTGTCGAGTTCTCAAAGCATCAGGATGAAAAGTTTTCAGGACGAGTCCAGAGTGACAAAGATGCCCTCAGAGAAGGACGAATCAGACTCCAGCTGTCCAGACTCAGGACTGAGGACTCGGGTCTGTACCTGTGTGAGGTGGACACAGGTTATGGCCGCGGCTACAACAGCTGCAGAGTCACCGTCTCTG AATCAAAGTCTGGGAAGACCGAAACAACTCAGCAACCTGGAAATTTCCAAATGCCAGATTTGAATGATGTGACCAAAGGCATag AATTTTTTCTGGCACTCTGGTTAGCAATCGTCATGGCTGTATACATCTGTATCTCTCTGATCTCATGGGGATTTATTGTTTATCAGAATTGTAAAGAACCT aaaacagacCTCCTCAAACAAAACCAGGAGGTTAATGAGGAAGAAGCTCTCAGCAGGTTGACCTTCTAG
- the LOC116329614 gene encoding uncharacterized protein LOC116329614 isoform X2, with translation MALQEISVMFTHRPSAFSAAVLLLTLVLCRGSFVVDVTQSSYQAEENHNITLEWTFTTKPDTSISPLKILCYMNTDHKDSTLYYLFDGVEFSKHQDEKFSGRVQSDKDALREGRIRLQLSRLRTEDSGLYLCEVDTGYGRGYNSCRVTVSESKSGKTETTQQPGNFQMPDLNDVTKGIENRPPQTKPGG, from the exons ATGGCTCTTCAAGAGATCAGTGTGATGTTCACACACAGACCCTCGGCCttctctgctgctgtgctgcttcTAACACTCGTCCTCTGCAGAG GATCATTTGTAGTGGATGTGACACAGAGCTCCTATCAGGCAGAGGAGAACCACAACATCACACTGGAGTGGACGTTCACCACCAAACCAGACACATCCATCTCACCACTGAAGATCCTCTGTTACATGAATACTGATCATAAAGACTCAACTCTGTATTACCTTTTTGATGGTGTCGAGTTCTCAAAGCATCAGGATGAAAAGTTTTCAGGACGAGTCCAGAGTGACAAAGATGCCCTCAGAGAAGGACGAATCAGACTCCAGCTGTCCAGACTCAGGACTGAGGACTCGGGTCTGTACCTGTGTGAGGTGGACACAGGTTATGGCCGCGGCTACAACAGCTGCAGAGTCACCGTCTCTG AATCAAAGTCTGGGAAGACCGAAACAACTCAGCAACCTGGAAATTTCCAAATGCCAGATTTGAATGATGTGACCAAAGGCATag aaaacagacCTCCTCAAACAAAACCAGGAGGTTAA